CGGGCGTCGATTGTCCGGAACTCGACGTTCATGTCCGGCGAGGCATCGAGCGCGCGACGCAGAAATCGGATATCGGGCTGCAGGGCCCCGTTCAGATACAGCACCTTCAGCCCGCCATCGAGCACCGTGACGAACGTGCTGGTCTCGTTGTTGGTGGTGATCAACTCGCCGGTTTGCGGCGCCACCTTGAGCGTGATTTTTCGCTCGCCCGGCGTGTCGGGCAGGTATTTCAAATGGACCGGCAGCCGCGCGCCGTTTTGCTCGGCGCGCAGACGTTGCGAGTCGACGACCTCCATCTTGCCGGGGGTGGTCTCGACTAATAGCTGCGCGACGACATCCTGCCCGACAAACCCATCCAGCTGGGCGACCGCATCGACGTCCAACTCGTTTTTGACGAATACGACCTGCGGCGCGCGCAGCTCAGACAAAGCTACATCGCGCGTCTGGTCCAAGGCGCGCGACTGGCCGAACGGTACGGCGTACAGCCGGAAACCCAAATCGGCCAACCGTCGGGCTGGCGTCTGCGGCGAGACGTCCTTGGCCGGCAGCACGCGTTGGGCACCGTCGCTTAGCAGCACCACGCCGGCCAGCCGCTTGCCGGTCTCGCGCCGCAACGTATCTTCCAGCACCCATCCGAGCGCGGTCTGCGTTCCCTCGGGTCGCGAGGGCCACTGGGCGGCGCCCGCCACCAGGTCGAGCGGATGAGGATCCGAATCAAACGTGTAAACCTTGACCTCGATCTCTTGGCTCAGATCGTCGAGCGACGAGGCCGCAGCGTCCATGCTGGCCGACAGCGATTCCCAGCGCGTCTTATCGCCCGAGGCGTCGGCCACCTGCATGCTGCGCGACTGGTCGGCCAAGATCAAAAGCGTGGCCGGCTTGCGCGTGATCGTGGTCCAGACAAGCGTCGGCCGCAGCATGGCCAACACCAACAGCAGCGTTATTACCAGCCGCATCGCAACCAGCGCCCGGCGGCGATTGGGCGTCACCCGACTACGGGCTGGCCCCAATGCCAACAGTCCCAATAGCGCCGCGGCCGCAAACGCGACCAGCACATAACCGCCAACAGGATTGAGGACCAGGCGAAGCATGAGGAGAGGGCCAGCGTCGAATGTCTAATGTCGAAGGAACGAATGTCTACTGCCAACGATGAATGCGAGATGATGAATGGCTGACGCGCGACGCTTAGGTGGTTCCATTCATTACTCCGCCTTCGCCTATTTCTCTGGCGGTGCTTCGCGATAAAAGCGATTCGCCAGCACGTGCTCCAACCCCAGCACGAATGCCACCAGGCCGATCAGCAGCGGGTACAACTCGCGGCCGACGCGATCAAGGTTCACGTGCCGATCGATTTGTTCGGTGTTGCGGGCAATGTGAAAGGCCTGCTCGCCGAAAACGCGTTTCAACTGCTGCTCGTCAGTGCGGGTCAGCAATGTCGCCTCGGGGGCCAGGTTCACGGTGAAGCCGCGGTTTACGCCGTCTTGATCGCCGCCGGCGCGGATCCGATAGTTGCCCGCCGTTTGCGTGGCGGTTACCACCACGGCGTTCTGCTGATTGGCTGTCTGCCGCAAGCTTTCGCCGCTAGGCGTGGAGACCAGGTACGTGGGAAACCGTTTTTCCGGATCGATGTACAGCACCGCCGCCTGCCCGGCCATGTAGTTCAGCCGCTCGTCGCTGCCGCCGACCAGGTACAACACGGCCTCGTTGGTGAGGGTGAAAAAAGGCCATGCGCCGACCCCCCACAGTTGATTCCAGCGATCGCCTTCGGGCACTTCGGCCAATTCCGAAACCGGCGTCACGAATGTCAGCACGCGTCCCTTGCCGAGTGGCTTTTCCAACATCGCCGGCTGGCTCCCGGCCAGCGAAACCGCGGTAGCCACGCCATCTTGCAACTTGGCGAACTGCCAGAAGCGATAGACCGGAAATTCTTCCCAAGGAACCGCGCCGCGCCGCGAACGAAACTTCGCCAGGATCGGATGCTGATCGTTCTTCGAGCTCAAATAGTTCGTACCGTCCGGAAAACGGCCGATGAACTCCAAGGGACCAGGCAGCAGCTCCTGCGCCGCTTCGGTATTGAAGGCGGCGAACTGCTGCTCGGCGTTGGCGCCCAAAAAGATGCTGAGCCCGCCACCGCCGCGCGCGTACTCGGACAATTGCCGCCAGGTGGCATCGGCCAAGGGGGGCGGGTCCAAGACGCAGACGGCCGCGTACGATTCCAACGGCTTGCGCCCCAACTCGGCAAAGTCGACCACTTCGCAGTTGTAGCGGGCGTGCCCAGTGCGGCGAAAATCGGCAGGCGCCAGCGCCTCGACAAAGTTCGCGGCGTGATAATCGGCCGGCGGCGCGGCCACGACCAATACCTTCCAAGGCTGCTTCACTTCGACGCTGAAGTACCGCACGTTATCGATCGGCAAGCTGTCTTCGCCCAGGACGCGCACATAACCTTGGTGCGTGCCAACCTCGAGCCCACCCACGGTAAAGTCCAGCGTTTTGGCGCTGCCGGGACTGTACGAAAGCAATTGCTCGCTCCGCTTTTGCATCTGCCCTTCGTTGTCGGAAAGGTACATCTCGACGACGCCGTCCCCCTCCAGACCGAGCGAGTCCAACTCGCTGACGACGTGCAACGGGCTGTTTCGCGCCAGGACCTGCCCGGAAAGTTGCACTTCGCCCAGCGACAAATCGCGCGGCTCGAGCACGCCCACATCGATCACATACACGGCGATGCCGGGCATTTCGGCGAACAGCCGCGCGTAGCGGTCGGGCACGTCGGTGCTCCAGGCTCCCTCGGTCAGATCGGTGAAGACATAGATTTCCTTGCGCTCCAGCTCGCTCTGCCTTAAAAGCCGTAGCGAGCCTTCCAGCAGATCGGGAATCGGCCGGCCCAGCCCCACGGTCTCCAACCGCTCGATCCGTTGCCGGGCCGTGCCCATGTCGATCTGAAACACCGGATCGCCGGGCGTGGCGTCGACCACGGCCACCTGGCTATCAGCGGGCAAATGGGGCAACAGCCACAGCGAAATATCCTGCGCGGCTTCGAGCCGGGTTTTATTCTCATGCCGCAAGGCCATCCGCGGCGATGTGTCGAAGACCAGCGCCGCGGCGGTGGGCGCCTCTTGATCGCCGATCACGCCCGAGGAGTGAATGCTGGGGCGCGCCAGGGCAAAGGCCATCAGACAGACCGCGGCCACGCGCATCGCCAACAGGATCAAATGCCGCAGCTGCAACCGGCGCCTGTTCGATTGCTGCCGCGCCTGCAAGAAGCGCAAGGCCGGAAACTCCAGCAGCCGCGGTTGCTGCCGCATGATCAAATGCAGCACCACCGGAATGGCCGCCAGACCGGCGCCGGCCAGCAGGAGCGGGTTGACAAAATCCATCACGTCACGTCAGTCGCTTTTCGCACCCGAAGGAACTCATCCGCAAAACA
The sequence above is drawn from the Pirellulales bacterium genome and encodes:
- a CDS encoding BatA and WFA domain-containing protein, whose protein sequence is MDFVNPLLLAGAGLAAIPVVLHLIMRQQPRLLEFPALRFLQARQQSNRRRLQLRHLILLAMRVAAVCLMAFALARPSIHSSGVIGDQEAPTAAALVFDTSPRMALRHENKTRLEAAQDISLWLLPHLPADSQVAVVDATPGDPVFQIDMGTARQRIERLETVGLGRPIPDLLEGSLRLLRQSELERKEIYVFTDLTEGAWSTDVPDRYARLFAEMPGIAVYVIDVGVLEPRDLSLGEVQLSGQVLARNSPLHVVSELDSLGLEGDGVVEMYLSDNEGQMQKRSEQLLSYSPGSAKTLDFTVGGLEVGTHQGYVRVLGEDSLPIDNVRYFSVEVKQPWKVLVVAAPPADYHAANFVEALAPADFRRTGHARYNCEVVDFAELGRKPLESYAAVCVLDPPPLADATWRQLSEYARGGGGLSIFLGANAEQQFAAFNTEAAQELLPGPLEFIGRFPDGTNYLSSKNDQHPILAKFRSRRGAVPWEEFPVYRFWQFAKLQDGVATAVSLAGSQPAMLEKPLGKGRVLTFVTPVSELAEVPEGDRWNQLWGVGAWPFFTLTNEAVLYLVGGSDERLNYMAGQAAVLYIDPEKRFPTYLVSTPSGESLRQTANQQNAVVVTATQTAGNYRIRAGGDQDGVNRGFTVNLAPEATLLTRTDEQQLKRVFGEQAFHIARNTEQIDRHVNLDRVGRELYPLLIGLVAFVLGLEHVLANRFYREAPPEK